TGCCTCTGCTACTTCAAAAAAATCAAACAACTCTGCTCATGAAAGGTCTTCCATTGGGAAATCTGAACATAATGAAGTAGAAATTGCGAACAAAGAACGATCCAAAAGTGCCATGTCAATTGCTTCTACAAAGTCAACCAAGTCAGAACCAGACTGTATTGTTTCAGAAAGAGAACCAACACCCACGTCAAGTCTGTCGGAAAGAGGTAAGGCTGAGAAACAAAGCCAAGCAAGAGCAGTCAGCCCAATATCTGCAAATATATCAGCTGCATTTAGGATTTCACACAAACCAAATCCTGCCCATTCAGAGCGAGCTAGAACACTTAGATCTTGTAGTTCAGATGATTTAGAGGAAGTGCCATCAAAGCTAGTTAATTCTCAAGATGATGAACCAGAAAGTGCACCTACTCAAAAATATGCTACGTCAGAGAATCATTGTGGAAAAGACAAAGAGTTAACTCGAGAAGTCAGATCAGCTAGTGCCATGTCCAATAAATCAAACCCATCCTCTAAACATTCATCCCATgcatcaaaagaaacaaagagaTCTGTCAAATGTTGTTGCATGTTATTAGAGACAAGCACCACCCAAGAGTCCAGCGCTTCCAAAGTTCAATGTGAGCAGGAAAATGAGGTAAACGCAAAAGAAAGATTAGTCAGTTCAGAATCCATCTGCTCCAAAACATCTATAAATTCAGATGTATCTTCAAAACATTCATCCATGCCAAAAAATGACAAAGTTTCTGTTGCAGAGTCAAACACTTCTAGTAGGCCTTGTAGGTCTCACAAATCAAGCCAAAGCATACCCGAAACCACAGTTACCTCAGTACCAAATGCTGAAAAACAGTGTGATGATTCAACTCAAGAAATTTTGGAGTCAAAGAGAGCCACCAATACAATGTCTAAGGTCTCTGAAGTTTCAGGAAAGGCCTGCTCTGAAAGATCTATCAAATCAGGTTCAAACACCACAGAAGAGGAGAATGGCAAAGACATGACAATGAATGCCTTAACTGTGACCTCTCCATTGCCTAGGTCACAGAGGTCTCCATCTCCAAGCAGACCGAAGCCAACCCACATCACTGAAGTTAAGGAGACTACTAGTAGAGCTCCTAGCGAGTTGTCGGTAAACTCTAACGTATCAAGTAAATGTTGCTGTCACAGTAGTAATTTTAATGATTTAAAGCCTAAGACCCAAAGAGAGGATGTCAATGATGAATCTGAGGAGAGAGTTGCAAGCAGCTTGTCAGGAAAGTCAAAACTGTCAGCTAAATCCCATATGAACATAATTAAGTCTTCGTGTAACCAGTTAGATGAACTTTTAAGCCCAACATCAACAGCATCTGTCTCTCTTGGACTTGGTGAAGAACTAAAGTGTGATGACTTTGATGAACGATCAACCAGTGGCATGTCAGCAACCACAGAAGACAGTGGACATAAGATGGAGATTGTAAATTGTGTGGATGTTGAGGAAAGATCAAAGATGGCAGCATCTGTGAACTCTGCAAATTCAGAATCAAAATTGCAAAAGTCTCATCACAGTAATTGCAAAACTCCTGTGCAAGCTCTCTCGCCTGTCTCAGCCAAAAGTGTAATATCAGCAGAATTTAAGAAGAGAAAGTCAGGAAGTGGgttaaatgaaaacaatatcaGAGTGCCCTCCGCTTTGTCAGTGTCATCTTCACGCAGTAAGTCACCCTCCAGAGTTTTACAGGGAAGTGCTAAAAATACAGCAGCAAAAGGAAGTGAGAGATCTTGTGAAGCTGTCAATGACACCAGTCAAGCAGAAATGACTGAAATGGACAATGCATCCAACAAAATGTCTGGGACATCTTCAAAACATGAGCAAAGTGAAAGAGCCTCTGGAAAAGCTACGGAAGTAAATAAATCTTCAAAGGCCTCTAAACATTCAGTAAGGTCCAAAAATGACCGAATTACCTGCAAGAATGAAAGAAGATCTAAATGTTCTTCACAATGTTTGGAAATAAACGGCCTCAATATAAAATGTGATTCAGACAATGATGGTGGCAATGTTAAGTCTCTTCAAACATCCAAACCAGACACGATATCTGTGAAAAAAGTCACTTCCAGGCCAAATTCAGTGGTGTTATCTGATATTTCTCAGAATTGtcaaatttacaacaaaaataaagaatCCGTTATAAATCCTGGCTCATCGAGTGAGAGTGCTTTATCACAAGCCCTTTCAGCCGCAGATCTGTTAAGAGAGATTGTTGGCAATGTAAGACCCGTCAGTAGAGAATCAAAGTCAATTACCTCTAGCAAAAATGTTGGCAAGGTCGAGAAGATGaatgacaatgaaagtgaaaaaagcAGCCAGTACAAACACAGGAAAGTCAGCAAATCATCAGAGCGCAACAAAGAGGAATATTTTTCAGAATTGATGCCATCATGCTTACCAAACGCTTCCCCTACAGAAGTTGTGAATGACTGGCTCAGGAACATTCCCACTGATGGCCCTGTTTATGAAATGGATGTCGAACTCACTGAAAGTATTACTCAGACTCCAGGTGATGAGGAGACTTCTCAACCGGACAAAAGAGAGCCACCAGAAAACATAATAGAGGTTGAAGAACCTCACGAAGAGAATCAGGAGAAGAACAATGTCAGTTGTGTTGAGAAACAGGTGTGTGAAGAAGGACCACAAATTGAAACAAGCAAAATGGATCCCAATCCCCAAACACTGACTAAAAAAGAGGATTTACAAAAGCTGTGCCATTCTTCTGTTCAGGTGATGAAGGTTTTACTGAGTCCAAATCTAGGCAGATGTAATAGTTTACCTGAGGTCTCAGCTGTGTATGGCAGAAAATTAAGCCAGTCAGCCCAGGGGCTACTTGATTGCCTTGCAAATTTACGATTGATTGACTCAGACCCTAAAAATGAGAAACATCCCAAATATAATGAAGTCATGATGATCCTACAATCGCTATGGCTCCAAGAGCCCTCTGAGAATAAACAGGACATAAAAGAACATCCATCAGCAGAAGATGAATTTAACCCGCGGTCTTCATCTGGAGTAGATGTTAGCAGTTGCTCCACTGGTTCTGTTAAGGGCAGCGTTGGTGGTATAATAGAAAAATCAGAGACCGTACAAGGTAAAATACCACCAATTGCTGAACAGGAGGCCTCACTTCAAGATAAAGATGAAGTTGTGATGGATGAAGATGAGGAAAAGCCAACAACTGCCTCATGTGAAGGTTTAGATCCATCGAATGTTGTCTCCGAACTGGTAACTCCAGACATTGCAGAGCGAGTCCAAGTGAGTCCAGAGAATACAGAAATGGATGATGATAAccaagaaaaaactgttttaacTCCAGTCACCAAAGAAGATTCTCAAAACACAGAGAATAAGAATGAATCAGATCAAACGCCGCTGACATCCTTTAACAAGAGCTCTGGGAAAGAGAGTTCAATTAAATCTCTGGAAAATACAAGTTCAGGAACGCCTCCATCTGTTCAAAGAGCTTCACTCACTAAAAGAGTTTCACAAGACCCAGATCCCATTTGGGTTTTGAGTTTATTAAAAAAGCTAGAAAAGCAATTCATGTTGCATTACACAGATGCCATGGCGGAGTTCAAAGTCTGGTGGGATTTGGATGACAACGAGATGCTCAATATGATGATCACAGAACTAAAAGAGGAGGTACACAAACGGATTCAGTCAAGTATTAACCGAGAACTGCAAAAAATCCAAAGTCGAGCTGGTAGAGGACCAAGACCTCCAAAAAATGCTCTTTCAAGAGAATCCACTGTCCAGACTGAACAGAGGCGCAAACGTCTTCGGGTTATGCGCAATAAATCCATCTCTCTGTCAAGGAGTGATGAAAATTACACTGCATCTGGCACTGATTATAGTGAAGATGAGTATTGCCCGTGTGATGCATGCATGAAGAAGAAAATGGCATCGAGAGCAGCCCAGCGAACTCAAGCTTTGAGTTTGGCTCCTATTTTGAGGGAATTTGATCTGCGGAATATacttcaaatgaaaaaaaatccagCTAAACCTCCAGAACGTAAGATGGAAGAACAAAGCACTGCCAACACAGGTAATACAGAAGAAAACAACCTAGAAGTGCTTCACGAAGAGCTAGAGGAAGTGAATGATAAAAGAGGCCATGACAATGAGGCTGAAGAAGGTGACTTTGAGGAAGAGGCTGATAAAAAAGAGGCAGAAGATCATGAAAACGTCCAAGATGTATCTGTAGACCATAAGACAAAAGATGAAgtagaaacaaatgacaaaagagAGTCCGGTGATGAGGATGATGGTGAAGAAGGGGAAGGAGAGAGAGTCAAAGAAGAGGAGGAGAACAGAGATGTAGAATTTGAGGAAAAAGAAGAAATAGTGGTAGATGGAAAGGCAGACACTGACGAGGAAGAGTTAGGAGAAGCAGAACATGGTGAAACAGTTGAGAAAGAGGCTGAAAAAGAAGGAAATGCAACAGAAGAGAATGGTGTGGAGAAAGATGGTCCTGAGGGAGACATTGCAGAAGTTGGAGATGCAGAAAACAGTAATACAGCTGAGGACGAGGACAAATTAGAGAACACAGAAACTATAATAACTGGAGAGGAAACGGAATCAGGTGAGGAAGGAAAAGCTCCAGAGGATGCAGAAGTAGAAGAAACTGAGACTGGGGAAGAAGTTAATGTTGAGAGATCAGACGAAGACCAACCTACAGCAGATGGAGGTCAATCTCAGTTTGATAAAGATGAATCTTCTGAAGGTGAAAAATCTGATCAAAATGAACCACCAAATGAGGAATCAACCAATGAGAAGAATGCAAGTGGGAACCATGCTGGATCTGCAGAGGAGGGAACTGTGGAGGATAGGAAATAATACACTGAAGCGAATGAGGAGCAGCTTGAAGAAAACATCAAGATGTCAAAGGTAAATGTCAAAGAGGAGGTCAGAAGAGATctagaaaatgaaatagtcaaACAGGAAGATTTTTTGGAGGACTTTAAACCTGGCAATCCTGACTCTGAAAAAGACAAACCTGGTGAAACCATTGTTGGTGGTTTTGAGTGCACAATAGCAAAACAGATCACAAGAATGTCAATGGAATCCCAACAAGTATCAATGGGGAATTGCACTGATCATGCAGCACAAGCTAAATTGAAAAATGTGCACAGTTTTATGGAGAGCATTGAAAGTCAAGGAGAAAACATGGTTGTGATTACTAAACAACCTCCATATAAAAACAATAGTGAATCAAATGGGCAAGGAAACCAAAAGGACATTGGCAAAGGGTTCACTGAATGTGAAGTCTCTCCTAAGATAAGGAACAGGGCCAGTAAACAAAAGAAGCCAATGGACAATGATATTATGATGAATGGTGAAGAGTTTTAATATCTTTTTTGATAATCCCTTATTCAATGCACTTTATTTTTGATCAGATGTTTCTTTAGACTGGACTCCAATGTTTGAAATGGTCAGTCTGACTTTAACATCTCAGAGTTACCACTGAATCAAAATATCTAAAGACAAATTATATCTCAGAGTTGCATATTGTAAAATTCTGTATATGTTTATGGTATACAGTAGGTATTATTTTATTGACACACACACTAAGGCAACACAAATATTGCACTTTTATcaacaaatgaaacattttaatgtataTGGATTCCCAAGCAAAGGCACTGAACTAATTGGAAATGCTGTATATACTAAATTTCGCAGTCCACAGAATAATGTACATTTTACTGATAAACGTTGTATTCTCAGGGTGCTGTCagttattttacaattattatttacattc
This Myxocyprinus asiaticus isolate MX2 ecotype Aquarium Trade chromosome 20, UBuf_Myxa_2, whole genome shotgun sequence DNA region includes the following protein-coding sequences:
- the LOC127410774 gene encoding uncharacterized protein LOC127410774, with product MQRATTGSFDVDPQFKDELHHFPHPPSSSFSSRVTGAAPAKRITFYKSGDAKFKGVKMAIHKRSFKCFDALLDDLSQKVPLPFGVRTITTPRGTHSIKHLEQLEDGGCYLCSDRRYVKPINMEAAGKRPAVWQHHSHHHKSHRKPSRPEEAPLGHQHYHRHPKRILLVKNNDPAVRRSIILSRRTTRSLRVFMEEISELMQCHVKKLYTLEGRKIDSIQCLMQCPSVLVCVGREPFRPLLTESTKKLSEERLPGMGTRSQSSICSEGHESKKNVNFGLETKKSIIHPRSDSSNRSTRFSLSSEKSYQNGLCVTPEQSGCVSAYPFVKELVVNDDIEKRVLVNKDGSLSVEMKVRFRLFNDETLQWSTEIKKSSTKLYDSGSVKDGEPHYLQAKAKYSDPDSISPSETEEAFVTKLHQKHVEESHSQNCCNHYQEYDIWKNPMHKDQAACKSLSSSGSSREIVHKKSSVDSMQTISHTSEEYTEHMLEKASCFKQTMAEGDTRVEYCAISRCCSRSEVSTSAVNSKSSPAKSKCSHTDIREPNAGKSPKPHQEATKVMEERPISVVSSSSKVFESFKEDRDDDYDDLLSSISRASHWSQSDHLEHDDQFKCIHCCGCQASQRSYLSPRPPSKGSSGVVHSLKLKKYNNSFTAPVDGDGLVNHTERAKSMTSIASKVSSRYHECHCGAKTPSSVPSGHSQASLKSRGQTNIPGSNAPDALEICKDEKEQVNRSQSAMSGNSGLSRRSGKSGVCSHCGECKRLSGNLERTDALVAEKKVGSILSNKSEKLVSHAHKNCEPVNNNTSEEETKEEHSESALSKTSNASATSKKSNNSAHERSSIGKSEHNEVEIANKERSKSAMSIASTKSTKSEPDCIVSEREPTPTSSLSERGKAEKQSQARAVSPISANISAAFRISHKPNPAHSERARTLRSCSSDDLEEVPSKLVNSQDDEPESAPTQKYATSENHCGKDKELTREVRSASAMSNKSNPSSKHSSHASKETKRSVKCCCMLLETSTTQESSASKVQCEQENEVNAKERLVSSESICSKTSINSDVSSKHSSMPKNDKVSVAESNTSSRPCRSHKSSQSIPETTVTSVPNAEKQCDDSTQEILESKRATNTMSKVSEVSGKACSERSIKSGSNTTEEENGKDMTMNALTVTSPLPRSQRSPSPSRPKPTHITEVKETTSRAPSELSVNSNVSSKCCCHSSNFNDLKPKTQREDVNDESEERVASSLSGKSKLSAKSHMNIIKSSCNQLDELLSPTSTASVSLGLGEELKCDDFDERSTSGMSATTEDSGHKMEIVNCVDVEERSKMAASVNSANSESKLQKSHHSNCKTPVQALSPVSAKSVISAEFKKRKSGSGLNENNIRVPSALSVSSSRSKSPSRVLQGSAKNTAAKGSERSCEAVNDTSQAEMTEMDNASNKMSGTSSKHEQSERASGKATEVNKSSKASKHSVRSKNDRITCKNERRSKCSSQCLEINGLNIKCDSDNDGGNVKSLQTSKPDTISVKKVTSRPNSVVLSDISQNCQIYNKNKESVINPGSSSESALSQALSAADLLREIVGNVRPVSRESKSITSSKNVGKVEKMNDNESEKSSQYKHRKVSKSSERNKEEYFSELMPSCLPNASPTEVVNDWLRNIPTDGPVYEMDVELTESITQTPGDEETSQPDKREPPENIIEVEEPHEENQEKNNVSCVEKQVCEEGPQIETSKMDPNPQTLTKKEDLQKLCHSSVQVMKVLLSPNLGRCNSLPEVSAVYGRKLSQSAQGLLDCLANLRLIDSDPKNEKHPKYNEVMMILQSLWLQEPSENKQDIKEHPSAEDEFNPRSSSGVDVSSCSTGSVKGSVGGIIEKSETVQGKIPPIAEQEASLQDKDEVVMDEDEEKPTTASCEGLDPSNVVSELVTPDIAERVQVSPENTEMDDDNQEKTVLTPVTKEDSQNTENKNESDQTPLTSFNKSSGKESSIKSLENTSSGTPPSVQRASLTKRVSQDPDPIWVLSLLKKLEKQFMLHYTDAMAEFKVWWDLDDNEMLNMMITELKEEVHKRIQSSINRELQKIQSRAGRGPRPPKNALSRESTVQTEQRRKRLRVMRNKSISLSRSDENYTASGTDYSEDEYCPCDACMKKKMASRAAQRTQALSLAPILREFDLRNILQMKKNPAKPPERKMEEQSTANTGNTEENNLEVLHEELEEVNDKRGHDNEAEEGDFEEEADKKEAEDHENVQDVSVDHKTKDEVETNDKRESGDEDDGEEGEGERVKEEEENRDVEFEEKEEIVVDGKADTDEEELGEAEHGETVEKEAEKEGNATEENGVEKDGPEGDIAEVGDAENSNTAEDEDKLENTETIITGEETESGEEGKAPEDAEVEETETGEEVNVERSDEDQPTADGGQSQFDKDESSEGEKSDQNEPPNEESTNEKNASGNHAGSAEEGTVEDRK